The window GGTACATTTTcccctatattatgtatgtatcgTGCCGGGTATATGAAAACAAATAGATGGTCACAAGGATTGTCTTACATTTTATTCTGATACACGATACTAATTTAATGACATACATATCAATTAGATCGACAAATGAATCAACAAAATCCTCTTATTTGAACTCTAAAATTTTCTCTTTTGTAGAAATCTCTCACTCTTTTGTATCCCTATACGAATCAAATCGAAACCCGGattgattaattttatttgaaaaaaaaaatgataaagttcATAACGAACTTAAAATCATCGTGTATATCAAAATGACTGGTATTATTATTACTGATCagtaaaattcacattcaaaaaaagggggaaattttttggttttatggtaaaaaattcattcatctcagttatttttcaagaaaaaaaagaagaaaacaggGGGTCTGCTGAATTTCAAATAGTTAGTTTCACCAATAAGATACGAAGACTTACTTCACATTTGGAATTGCATAAAAAAGACTATTTATCTCAGAGAGGTCTACGTAAAATTCTAGGAAAACATCAACGACTGCTATCTTATTTATCAAAGACAAATAAAATACGTTATAAAGAATTAATTGGTGAGTTGGATATTCGGGAATCAAAAATCGTTAATTTGCAAAGTTTGAATTAGTCGATTTATTAGATTTTCATTTTGATGTACTTGTTTTCGTTTTCAACAATTCATGTAAGAATGAATCGAGGAAAAACTTATGAATCTATCAGCTACAGAAAAAGACCTTATGATAGTCAATATGGGGCCTCACCACCCATCAATGCATGGTGTTCTTCGTCTCATCGTTACTCTAGATGGTGAAGATGTTGTTGACTGTGAACCAATATTAGGTTATTTACACAGAGGAATGGAAAAAATTACGGAAAACCGAACAATTATACAATATTTGCCTTATGTAACGCGTTGGGATTATTTAGCCACTATGTTCACGGAAGCAATAACCGTAAATGGACCAGAACAGTTGGGGAATATTCAAGTCCCTAAAAGGGCCAGCTATATCAGAGTAATTATGTTGGAGTTGAGTCGTATAGCTTCTCATCTATTATGGCTTGGACCTTTTATGGCAGATATTGGTGCACAGACcccctttttctatattttcagAGAAAGAGAATTAGTATATGATCTATTCGAAGCTACCACCGGTATGAGAATGATGCATAATTATTTTCGTATCGGAGGAGTGGCGGCCGATCTACCTTACGGCTGGCTAGATAAATGTTTGGATTTCTGTGATTATTTTTTAACAGGAATTGTTGAATATCAAAAACTTATTACGCGAAATCCTATTTTTTTAGAACGAGTTGAAGGGATAGGCGTTATTGGTGGAGAAGAAGCAATAAATTGGGGTTTATCCGGCCCAATGCTACGAGCATCTGGAATCAAATGGGATCTT is drawn from Gossypium hirsutum isolate 1008001.06 unplaced genomic scaffold, Gossypium_hirsutum_v2.1 scaffold_320, whole genome shotgun sequence and contains these coding sequences:
- the LOC121226629 gene encoding NAD(P)H-quinone oxidoreductase subunit H, chloroplastic, yielding MNLSATEKDLMIVNMGPHHPSMHGVLRLIVTLDGEDVVDCEPILGYLHRGMEKITENRTIIQYLPYVTRWDYLATMFTEAITVNGPEQLGNIQVPKRASYIRVIMLELSRIASHLLWLGPFMADIGAQTPFFYIFRERELVYDLFEATTGMRMMHNYFRIGGVAADLPYGWLDKCLDFCDYFLTGIVEYQKLITRNPIFLERVEGIGVIGGEEAINWGLSGPMLRASGIKWDLRKVDHYECYDEFDWEIQWQKEGDSLARYLVRISEMTESIKIIQQALEGIPGGPYENLEIRCFDRERDPEWNDFEYRFISKKPSPTFELPRQELYARIEAPKGELGIFLIGDQSGFPWRWKIRPPGFINLQILPQLVKRMKLADIMTILGSIDIIMGEVDR